CCTCCTTTCCAATCCGATCACCAAATCCACAAAGAAAACAAGCTCTCCATCGATCTCCGCTCCTCCCTGCACTACTTGCAAATCCAAGCAGCAAGCCAAGAACCACCCACCCACGCCATCCCCTTCCTCTGAATTACTTCCAATCCAAGCAGCTTgagctcctcctctctctctccctctgttTCCTCTCTCCACCGAAGAAATCAGCAGTTGCAGCCATGCGCCACCTCTctcatccctcctctctctgctCCACCGAAACAGGCAGCCAACAACGTTAGCTACTCAATCCGGTTTCCACACCAACCATTCATCCACCTGCAAGCAGTGACAGCCTGGTAGCGGCACCGCTGTGCCGATGTTGCCTGCGGACGACCCGTTGCCGCCGACGGACGGAGGGTAAATGACGCGAGGGAGAAGAAACCAAGCGGGAGGAGGAAAAATCGGCGGGACTGGCAGGATTGGGAGTGCGAGCGGGCGGCGCAAAAATGGCTCGGATTGCCAGCGGGATTGGGCGTGCGGGAACATTGGGCAATGGTTTGGGCAATTGTTTTTTTTGAGTTTGTTCCCAAAATAATTTTTTGGGTGTATATTTTGGGCACTATTGGAGATGCTCAAAATCCCAAAGCTGCCGTTTTCCAAACACAGCAGCAGATCGCTTCACATAAATGCATAATCACGTCCTTCAGCGACCCAAACAAGAACACCGCCAACAAAGCAAACACAGGATCAGGTTTTGCAATATACACGACGCTTTTACAGCAAGGCTCGATGAGCCAAATTGTTCACATAAAGTGGTACACAACTACAGAAGCTTCTGAATTTGGGGCTTCTACGTTTCCATacattcagagtttcagacaacAGCGCGTCAGGCGCTGGGCACGTTCGGACTTTCTCGGGTTACTTGGATCCTATTCATTTCCTTGAAACGAACTCGGACCTGAACCAAGCAGATCTCAACAAACCGGCTGTTTATTTATCTACTTCTGCAAGATACTCTCTTCAGGAGATTGGGATGACCCGTGATTTCGGCTTCCCGTTGCGCCTCGGATCACGGCCTTGCTCTGTTCCAGGAAGCGCCCAGCCCCACGCAGATCGCCGGTCACGTCCACTGGAGCTACGGTTACCTGAAGTACACCAACAGGTAGGTGAAGAACTGAAGGTTAGAGCAGACGATGTAAAATGAGACCTCGATGGACTGACATGACTTGCGGAGGGCCATCTTGACAAATCATGCGTAAAAAATCTTAACATTCAGAATTGCAACAAAAGACTTcaggctttttttattttaaatgtaATTTAGTTATTAAAGTACGCTGCACTTTTGTTTGCTAGACAGAACTTTGAATTTCTTTTATGGCTGTGGTTTGTAAGGTTTAGCCCTGCGTAGACCCTCTGTTAGAAGGCCCTGTGTGCCGTTCTGCTTGAGGTTTCCTCTGAAGTTGTAAGATGTTAATAGTGACGGTTGTCTCTGCTTTTGGATTAGGTTCCTTTTAAGTAGGTGGTGGTAAGGTCTAGTCCTGTTTAGAGCCTCAGCTAGAAGGCCCTGTGTGCCGCTATGCTGGAGGTAACTTCTGAAGCAGTTGGTCGCTATCAGTATCGGTCTGTGTTTACAATCAAACTTTGTAATTCTGTTGCTGCTCAAGTAATGAAATTCGGGTGAGGCCCTTAGTGGAAAAAAGACAGACCTTTGAACCAGTAGCTACTAAGCAGCAAGCACCTAGAAAACCAGTCAAGAAGGAAGCATGACTTCAAGCGAGTGCACTCAGGAAACATGTTCATGTTTACAAGATGACCTTCTTGTTGTCAGGTATGTACGCTAAGTAACATTTCATCCTACTATTAAACCATCTCTGGAATCCATATGAGTCATTAATGTTGCCATGGAAGGGATAACACTGTATTCTATAATTCATTCAAGGCTTATTCTCCAACTATCATAATTTGTTATTCTCCCATGTTGCATATGAATGAAACATGAAATACTATGCAACATGCGGGAACAATACATTGAAACATAGTAAATTAACATCTGTAACATCAGGAGAATCTGCCACATTTTCTCCCCTAAAATCACGAAATATTTTGAAACATCTAAGAATAATGTTTGCAACATCAGATTATAAcatttgcaacataaaaaaaaattgaaagatTTTCTTCCAAAAATCTGTCGACAGATAAATAGCAAAACTCTAAAGAATAGTGAAAGAGTAGTAATACCCACACATGTCCACTCAGTAAATGATGTTCAAGCAATAACAAGTTCAGCTTTCCGGTGTTTCACCACAGATTACACTAGGTTTACCAAATGAGCAACAAAAATGCTTTGGTTTTATAGATTCATACCACTTCAGATTTCAGCATCTACTTGTTGATGTACACTGTAAGTGGCATCCCACTCAGAAGGTGTTCACATGAGTGCAATCTGTTATGATTTTAATTTGGGGTATTTAAGCATTCACTAAGGTTCCCACTTGGTATAAATAAAGACACATACCAAACGCAAGTGCATGGATTGAATTTTCTTCCACGAGGAATAATGCCAAGAAAAGCAATTATCTCTTCGGAAAGAAAAATACCTTGGTTCACCAAGTCAATAAATGAGATGGCATTTGCATAAATTCTTACAAATATAAAAAGCTGCTTACCAGAATTATCACTATTAGGTGCACCAGCATTCTGATTCCAGCCAGGCAAGGGATGTCCAGCATTACCCTTCCATGATTCCTCAAATCCAGCCAGTTCATCTACAAAGTATAAAGTACTTGAGTTAAAAATGATAAAATTCCATTCTGGGCACACGAAGGAAAGCGagatatatcatatatcaaACAAACCTTCATTCAGGTTGTGCAGTGTCTGTGTGGTGTCAACCTTTCCATCTGAATTCAGTTTCCTTGTTAGGGAATGGCCCTAAAACGTACAAGGAATAATTTGTTATAATATACCCAGATTGAAGTCTTTTATTTTTGCCTTTTTGGCATTAGCGATTGATAATTCAAGTCTGTACTAGGTGCACAATCGTGTGTGCATCGGGTTACTCAACATAAATTTGATTGAAGAAACATAGCAAAGGATTGTCTACCTTATCATGTATTCCTCGTGATATTCTATGAGTGGCCTGTTTGGTTGTTGTATCTGCTTCCTTGCTTTCTTCCAcagtgatctgcaagaagcataaTTATTTTCACTTCTACCACCAAGCACTGCGAAAAAAAGGGGCATCACTTGCAATCTCCTAAGAAATTAGCTTACCCCATCACTACCAGACCGCCTAGTCTTTGAAGCAGTGTAGTAAGCTCCATTAATACCACCATAGGTGACAGAAGAGCTCTGATATGTGAAAGTACGAGCTTGCGGCTGCCCTCCACTATTAGCCCTATTGAGTTCCCTCCGCAGCTGGACTTGACCACCTTCCATCCCTacaaagaagcaaatcaaaAGATGTGACCTCTATATATGATTCATGCAGCATCCACATGAAACTGGACAGGTAAATTGAATCAACCCGGCTCCTACCATCACTTGTATCATCTGGCTCCTGAACATAAGAATCCTGGTTCGACTGCTCGTTGCCGTGCTCCGCATTTTCTCCTTCCTCATCAAGCTCTGTGATGACAGGCCTTCTGACGTTACTTCTAGGAGGAGCTTGCTCGATGAATCCATCATTCCTCATGTCACCGAACGGCCCTCCCATCGGCCCGAAAGGACTAGGTCCAAACATGCCAGGGCCACCCATCGTCCGACCCCCAAATGGCTGGGTAAAGAATGGATCATCAAAAGGATCCCTCCCTCCAAAGAAGCCAGAGATCAAGCTCCTTTGGGGACCAAAGCCACCGAACCCAGCAAAAGGATCCCTCCCGTTCTGCCCTCTATCCATTTCGCAGCAGTTAGTTGGGCCCTGCAGGCTGCAACAGTTATGGTAGCAGTCACAGTCAGTAACTTGCAATACTAAAATAGAGGAAGGATCATAGAACAAGAAATTTCTCATGCAAGCATCCTTCCATCCCTTCCCGAAACTAAATTTTACTAACTCCATAGGTAGTGCGCTCGTCAAACAAATGCACTGAGCTTAAGCATCACTGAACCGGTGTAATCAAGAAAGAAATTTGGGTCCATATGGATATCTAGCTCTAATTCCCCCCTTTCTAGGCACAAGACCCAACCAATCGATTGTTTCTGGAAAGCTAATACACCATCGACATGCATATTCCTCCACCAAAACAATTTGACACCACCACCAATCAGACCGGCAAGATCAAACCGAAATGCGCAAGAAACAAGCACCACAGGCTCACGACTAGCAAGAAATTAATCGAACAGTTATCTCTGCCACCCTTACCTGGAGAATCTCCTGGAGCGCAGGGACAAGGAGACGGCCGTCGAAGGGAGGGATCGCCGGAGGAATTCCCGGGTCTGGTGGCCGGAGACGGCTTTTATTTTGGGTTGGTGAATGGGGTGGCCGGATTGGGGAGAGGACAGGGAGGAGGTGAAGGCGCTGCGTGTGGTCTCTGGAATTTTTGCCTTCACCCGAACGTTCGGGTTGTGGAGGTCCGCGAACCCTCCAGACGGGTCAGCAGGCAGCCTTCAACTGGGCCAGTTCTCTGACTGGGCTAGGGCCATTCGCCTTGGCCCGCCCGATGGATGGGTGGGCTCTCTGAAAAGTTCGAGATTTTCCGGCCCGTCTATCAAATTCCGAAGCGACCTGGACCATAAAGATTCTGCTGGGGAAGGAAACTAATACGTAGTATTGAAAATCAGTTATTCCAAAAAAAGGATGAAATCCATCCTATTGAAAAAGAAATAATTTTGATTGCTCAAAACAAGTTTCGAATGATGCATATTCATAGTGCATCCAATACGTACTTTGTCGTAAAAGTTGGAATGCTAACTCGTTTTTTAAAACCTTATAcgaaaatgaaaaatttcttgCGATaggagataaaagaaaaagaaatgtcaTCTAGGACACATGCACATAAAAGTTGTTATTGTTGTACGGGCTTTTTATATTAAATTTGCATCGCATATGGATGCGCATTGTTTCACAATCTCACAGGTCCGGATCAAGGGATAGGGAGGGGCAGGCATGGGATCGATGGGCGTCTTCGTTTGAATTGagctcatcctcaaaccgaAACGGTGAAACCAAACTGATAAAATTTTGTTCTACTCcttccattttaaattgtagtcatacataatttttgctatatatctagacataatttatatatatatatatctaggtgcatattgaaaaattatgtatatagaaaatctaaaacgacctataatatGAAACTTGGAACGGAGATGGAGCAGTTGATAAATACTCAATACaaagaaaattataaaaaaaagaaaaaaggttaAAGATCTGGTCCATCTCCATTCAATTTATATGGGTCTATAGTTTTAAACACACATCTACGAATGCTCAGGGATCATCCAAAATGGTTGGCGTGATGGCTCTGCAACACCTTTGCAAGTCTCTCGCACATCGTGATCATCAGTTCCTGTTCCAATGTCACACACGTGCAAGAGCTTGTCCTCCGGGCTCATCCAGTACACGGTGTTCGCCCGCAGCCCGAACTCGGCAGCCGGACACCACCCTCCGAAGCAGCTGGTGGAGCCCGCAAGGATGGCCCGGTCGCCGATGCTCGTCACCCTAACCGGCTTCTTCCTCGCGAAGTCCATCCTGTAGACGCTGACGCTGTCGACGGAGTTGGCGTCGTGGCCGCGGTGCACCACGCTCGCCGTGTAGAGCTCGCCGTCCATGTCCACGGTGTACATGGCAGCCATGGCCATGAACTGCCCCGTGCGGTATTGTATCGGCACCTTCTTCAGACACGGGCACACACGGCCTATATATACATGGCCAACGATTCCGCTCTGATTTTCTTCTGACAATCAGAGCCTTGCCGCTCTGACACTCATGGCGACGTCGTCCGCACCGACGACGACCTTGCCGTGCCTTGTCTTCgactacggcggcggcgagcagcagcgcgCGGCGACGCTCTTCAGCGTCTCGGACGGCGCGCACCGCGCGTGCGAGATCGACGAGCTGCGGGACAAGCGGAGCTGGCCCACCCCGCACGGCTGGGTGCTCGCGTGGGACCCGGAGACCACGGCCACGTTCCTGTGGAACCCGCCGCGCGCTCCGGCGCCAGCCCCCGCCGACAGGATCGCGttgccgccgcccgcgtcgtCCCTCCGCGCGCTGTCCGGCAGGCccacggacgccgccgccggcgggtgcACGGTCCTCCTGGTAGAGCCCGGCGAGAGCACCGTCCTGTGGTActgccacgccggcggcggcgcggcggcgtggaccAGGCACGAGTACGACCTGGGCAGCTACAGCATGCCGATGCCAGATTGCGACACCGCCTGGTTCAAGCGCACCGTGGAATCGTGGATCGGCTCACGTCGTGCCGGGGCAGGTTCTACTACCACCACTCGTCGACCCACTGCGGCGTCATCGACTTCCCGCCGGCAGCAGGGCCGCCGGAGTTCAGCACCGCGGCGATGGAAATGGTATGGCCACGTGTCCCCGAGGGCGACTTCATAGTGGCAGCGGACATGTACATTGTCGAGATCGACGGAGAGCTCTACACGGTATCCGTGTTTTACCACGGCATCGACTTCAGCACCGTCGCCGACGTCGGCGTCTTCAGGATGGACTTCGCGAGGCAAGAGTATGTCAGGGTGGAGAGCATCGGCGATCGGGCAATTCTAGCAGGCTCCGGCAGCCACTTTGGAGGGTGGTGTCCGGCCACCGAGTTCGGGTTGCTGCCGAATAGCGTGTACTCGGTCGACAAACGGTTGCATGTGTTTGACATCCAACTAGGAACGGAGGAAGTGCTTGAGCCGTGCAAACACATTGCAGCGCCATCACGCAAGCCATTTTGGATTATTCCTTCGCATCGATAAGCCTTATACTACCTAAGTGAAATTCTAGTTTCATCATCAGTGAaacatttttttgcaaaatcgatcaattttttttctattattcTCATCGTCAATAACAACACCAAAAACGAAGAAAATGTTGTACACATGTCTCTTATTTTACATCCTGATATGCATGCCAGCTCACTTCCTCAAttcaaaaataaagaagaatAACGTGTGATCAGTTCGACAGACATCAGTCATTGGTGACAATTGACAACATCAACCTGATAAGATGCAGAACTATCCATTGGCCAATTATGTCTGCTGTTAGCTGCCAAAGCAAACCCATTAACAAACATACTCCGAACTGAGTAATATAACAGAAAGAAAGggaaccaagaagaagaagagaatgtACCTTACATCGAGTACTATAAGGTGAGAGTTCATTCCATCGCTCAGCATGCAAACTAGTTGTTATTGGCGCTACCTATCGACTTCAGCTTCTGCACTTGGCAGAGTCGTTGCATGAACATAGCAGGCTGAACTTCAGCAATCCAGTGGAAAGAtttgatgaaaaagaaaatgataaacCTTAAGGAAAATCGAATTTTACCGAAATAAACTGCGGAGGATCGTCGATGCTAGAAGAGCCCAAAACGATTTCACGCTTCAATTTCGTTGTAAGCTTGTGCACTGTGCGCAGCTGATCCATTGAAGTATGAAAAGATAAACATCTATACGACGCAACGAGAAGTGGAAATTAGTGTTTTGCGGTAAAAGACGTGACGTACTTCGGATCTAGTGGCTCCACCAATCATGAAGACGAAAATCCGGTTGCCTAGCCTTTTGAAGTCACCAGATGAGTGCCTCAAGACTGAGGAATCACTGCCAATCCAATTTATCATGATATAAGAAAGTAGCTAAAGCTTGAAACCGTTTGAAGTAGGTGTGTTACTCAAAAATAATAAGGCCGAGTAGGTCCAAATATAAAATTATGTTTAGTCGCTACCTTGATTGAGAATCGCCGGAGTTCCTAGACTTTGCCCATGTTGGTGTCCGCCTTGATCTCATAGACATTGGCTGTGGGTTTTGTGCGGGTGCTGCCGTTGATGCAGTTTGAGTGGTACCTTGGGGAGCAGAACTTGGCTCGCTCATAGATGGGTATTCTTTCAGAGGTAATTCACCTTTGCTCAGTTTCTCAATTAGCTCCTATAAACAAAGCATGGAACTCCAATCATTACAACTGATAATTCAACATGCAACGAAAATTCAGAAGAAATAAATTGAATATAGGAAAGTACACACGCACTTAAGAAAAATTCTAAAGAATAAAGACAGTATACTTAATCATACATTTTAAATAATAATTTTATTGAAGACAAGGGAAGGTCATATAATTCTGACATGAGGTTTTTGTTGAAGACAAGGGAAGGTCAGTAGTCACATGCCTCAATAAGTGGGAAAAATCGTGATAATGCCCATGTTTCCTCCCCATCCTGTTTTTCTGTCCTGGCAGCATTTTTCTTCTGGTATAAAAATTAGAAACATGTTAATACAGTGGAAGGCTGTAGAAAGTATTTTTCTACAAAGTCATGAATGTCATCTCTGTAcatggaaaagaaagaaatcatGAGATCACCTTTTGCGCATCGAATTTTAGAGAGAAAGTACCAGTCCTTGATGACTTTTTAAAATCTGAGCCTTCCAAGTATCTTAAACACTTAATTACATCCATATCATCATGTGGAAGCTTTGCTAGCTGCATATCAGTAAATTAGCTCACTATCATATAGCTATAGAACCATTAACATAACATGAAATTTGTCAACAGAAAATGTAGATGCTATTTTACAAATTTGTTCACAAATATCTAATGACAGAATAATCCTTAGCTTGTGAGGAATCTTCTGTATTGCAAGTTGAAGTTAACAGTCTATATATATAAGGCCCTATTATGGCCTAGGGCCTAGGCTTATCCCAATCTGGGttaatggatttttttttgcaggtagCACTATAAGATGTCTTACAAGGGGAAAATATTTTAGATGAACTCGGATGGAAGTACCTAATTAGAAGATGTAAAAGCTACACCTTACTAGCTTTAACCTCCTTCAGATTAAACTTATTTTAAGACTATTACTAAGTTGGATCTATGTCCCAGATTTACTAACCGCATCAATCAGATAGTCAAAATAGTCGCATGTGCATTTTCTACCTCACAAAAAAGAAGGATCATGATATGGTACCTTTAGTTATTTCCATGCAGGAGAGTTGTTAACATGTTTAATTTATATGGAAGCAATGTGCATTACAATTTTATTATTTCCTATAAATAATCAAGAGCTGATATGAGCTTAGTCTACCATCCAGAGTGCAAATAATCACATGATAATTCTAAGAACAAGTTGCTTTTGTATTGACATATACTAATCCGAGAGAAGCATATAGGAATTATGCAGGAGTCTGCAACTAGAATAAGGTATGACATATATGTTACATTCTAAATATCTAGTCCCTACTAATAAGCCCTATATTCTGATGCTCATAATTAGTGCAAGCAGAGGTTTACTTCCTATGTGATTGTACATCTTTGCATCTTGAATAAGGCCTGCATTGTTATACAATCAATAGTTCATAACCAGTGGAAAAATTGTTGTGCAATACCTGCATCAACTTTTCGCCTTTGTCACCTTCAAACTTTTCTGGATATATGATTGCATATATAATCAGCAACCTCAGTTTGTTTTCTGGACTCATATCCTTGATAGAAGAACAAGCATGTCAAGCAAAGAATAAAATCAAACTAAAAGGGACTTAGCAGAAATCCTGTTATTCGTTTCTCTTTCAGAAACAAACCTGCTTTGACCTAAGGATGCTGATCACCTCCTTTGCTCCTGCATCTCCAAAAACCAGGTCCTGCTCTAACTGCCCGATGTCACGCAGCCCATATTCCCTGATAAACCTGTTAATTTTTCCAGCAATCTGAACAGGAGAACATTGATAGTTTTAGTACTCATCATTTGAAATTAGAGGTAAGTATACCAAAGGATGTTGTTCAAAGTAAGCAGTTGGGGCTGTAACCTAACAAACTTATTTCTTCTATAATAAATGAAATGGCACGCAACTCTCCTGCATGTTCCAAAAAATATACCAAAAGATGTTGTATAATATAATATGTGAACCATCCTTTGGTGCCCCTTTATGATTATGTACCATAAATACAATAGTTTTAATGATAAtaattttttcttcttgcaTTTGTATGAAAGTCAACTTCCTGATTCCCGTAAATTTATAAATATAGGAAATGTTAAGTTATGACTAGTAAAGATAAAGATTAAACATCAGAACATAAATCATATAGGGTAGATATTTTGTTAGAGCAACCAGCTACCTCTATATGTAGAGTCAGTTTCTCAACTTGATCACTATATTGAGGCAAAGCTTGAACAATTTTCTGCAGATCCCTTGTTGAGATTTCACCACCATCTCTAGTTGAAATGGAAACACCACAATCATTTCTTATGAAAGGATTTGGAAATATAATGTATTTTGTGGTCTGGCATCACTAGCAAATGCCATGCCAACACCTAGTGAATCAGTGataaacctttttttttaccaaatacAAACTAAGGCTACAATTTAACTTAAACTCAAGTGTTTTAGTATCACTTGTCTTTGCAGCATTGGATCTAAAATTAGTTGTTCAAAAGAATGATGTATGCTAATGAGATGCATATGGTCATATTTGACATTTGAATTATTGTGCCCCAGATAAATATCCAACACAAGGGGTACCCGAAAGGTGAGATAGAATATGACTAACATCAGAAGCCCAGAATCACAAATAACATTATACTTTCAAAAACCATCATTATACTAAACCATAGATAGCACTAGTAATAAATAATATGAGGCATTCTTATGAAATATTGTACTATGATACATCTTGCCAAAATAAAAACATTCGCAATTACATTCAACATTGAGAAAGGTTATGCACCTTGAATGTAGTTGCGCTGCTTTATTCTTGGAAACAAAATTATTCATCTTTTCATACAATCTCTCACTAGCCTGCCATTTTAGCTAGTGTTAGGAATAATAGGCCAAAATATATTTAGGTGATCAAAATGCACTAATGTAACACATATAACTCACGTCAGCTATGTGAGTATGGCGAAGCTCAAGCCAAAGAGGATCATGATCCTCCAATACAGCCTCCTTTTGTTCAGGTTCCGAACCCGCCTTTGATACCTTCCAACAGATAATAACACTGAGAATAAGGAAACTAAAGAGAATTTGTAGCTCGTTAACAATATGATATTACAATTACCTCGTATGTGTATTTGGTACCATCCATTTCGAGTAGATCGTGGCACATTGCATCATAGGTCCATTCATGAATAACAGGTGCTATCTTTGCAGTCATATGAAATTGTTGTAAGCTGTCATGATTATATTAACGATCTTTGCTATACTTTTAAGATGAATAAACGCTTAAATTCATTTTAGCATTAAGGTTATGCTTTAGCACCTGATCTATAGGCCTGTCAACAATGAGCAGTTCACATGTCTCCTTCTGGGGAAATTCAGGAATTGATGATTTATATTTTGACACAATATCCCAAACAGCAGTAGCAAGCCACTTTGGAACCATGTCAAATTTAGTTGTTGTAGAAGCATCTCCTTTTGGGGCCCGATACCGCACACATGGAAATTCCTGTAAAGTACTTAAATCAGCTTTCATGTTCAATAAGAAAATGGAATAATACGGCTGTTTATTCATAGAATAGGATAATAGAGATAAACACTCTAAATAAGGAGATACTCATAACTGCAGGAAATCTAAAGTTAGCATTGTAGCCTagtccctccattccaaaatgtaagAAGCTTTATTaccctaagtcaaacttctttaattttgatcaagtttataaaaaaatgtaCCAACATCTATGGCATCAATTTAGTTTCATTAGATCCACCATAAAATATGTCTtgatagtgcatttatttggtattgtagatgttaatatatttttctataaacttggtcgaAGTTAGAGAgctttgacttaggacaaaactaacaTTTTACATTTTGAAACAGAGGTAGTATATTTTAAGATGGTTTGTATA
Above is a genomic segment from Setaria viridis chromosome 4, Setaria_viridis_v4.0, whole genome shotgun sequence containing:
- the LOC117852450 gene encoding probable protein transport Sec1b; this translates as MQHPWRRLQPLCIVAFLYSPAGIAAGPTRRLPPPFLLPTPHAPTHHCARRHFRPAKSGYRLVRERQEAEEEEEVLVVVYDRRSERFGVGGGGGEMSMDFGAPADDPKVFRNICRDRILKDLLKPDKDKETKSSWKVLIMDKFTVKIMGYACKMAEITDAGISLVEDLFKRREPMPSMDAIYFLQPLKENVIMLLSDMSGRCPLYRKAYIFFSSPIPKELVTYIKNDSSVIPRIGALREMNLEFFTIDMQGFVTDHDTALNDLYGRSENNSKVFNDTISTMATRIATTFASLKEFPCVRYRAPKGDASTTTKFDMVPKWLATAVWDIVSKYKSSIPEFPQKETCELLIVDRPIDQIAPVIHEWTYDAMCHDLLEMDGTKYTYEVSKAGSEPEQKEAVLEDHDPLWLELRHTHIADASERLYEKMNNFVSKNKAAQLHSRDGGEISTRDLQKIVQALPQYSDQVEKLTLHIEIAGKINRFIREYGLRDIGQLEQDLVFGDAGAKEVISILRSKQDMSPENKLRLLIIYAIIYPEKFEGDKGEKLMQLAKLPHDDMDVIKCLRYLEGSDFKKSSRTGTFSLKFDAQKKKNAARTEKQDGEETWALSRFFPLIEELIEKLSKGELPLKEYPSMSEPSSAPQGTTQTASTAAPAQNPQPMSMRSRRTPTWAKSRNSGDSQSSDSSVLRHSSGDFKRLGNRIFVFMIGGATRSELRTVHKLTTKLKREIVLGSSSIDDPPQFISKLKSIGSANNN
- the LOC117852453 gene encoding uncharacterized protein, producing the protein MDRGQNGRDPFAGFGGFGPQRSLISGFFGGRDPFDDPFFTQPFGGRTMGGPGMFGPSPFGPMGGPFGDMRNDGFIEQAPPRSNVRRPVITELDEEGENAEHGNEQSNQDSYVQEPDDTSDGMEGGQVQLRRELNRANSGGQPQARTFTYQSSSVTYGGINGAYYTASKTRRSGSDGITVEESKEADTTTKQATHRISRGIHDKGHSLTRKLNSDGKVDTTQTLHNLNEDELAGFEESWKGNAGHPLPGWNQNAGAPNSDNSGNRSSSGRDRRSAWGWALPGTEQGRDPRRNGKPKSRVIPIS